Part of the Sulfitobacter donghicola DSW-25 = KCTC 12864 = JCM 14565 genome, GCCCGCATCAGACAACCCCGATGTATGACATCTTTAGCGATATGGGCGCAGTCTGGGGCCAGCAATACGGGCTAGAGGTGGCCAATTATTTCGCCCAAGGCGATGAGCCGACCTATGAAACCCCCTCCTTCCGCCGCTCCGACGCCTTTGACGCCACCGCACGCGAGGTACGCGCCGTGCGTGAAGGCGTGGGGATCAACGAGGTGCAGAATTTTGGTAAATATCTGATATCAGGCCCAAATGCCCGCGCGTGGCTGGATCGGATCATGGCGGGGCGTGTCCCTGCACAGGGGCGTTTGTCGTTAACGCCGATGCTCTCTCCCAAGGGCAAGCTGATTGGCGATTTCACAATCTCCTGCCTTGGCCCCGAGCTGTTCCAGCTTACTGCATCTTATGGGGCGCAGGCCTATCACAGCCGTTGGTTCGAGATGAACGCGCAGGATGGCGTGAGCGTGGAAAACATCTCGGATCGGCGCACGGGGTTCCAGATCGCAGGGCCATTGGCGCGCCAAGTTTTGCAGGAATGCACGCGCGACGATGTTGCCTCGATGAAGTTCTTGGACGTGCGTGAGATGACGATCGGCATGACAAATTGTCTGGTTCAGCGCGTCAGCTTTACCGGTGATCTGGGCTATGAAATCTATTGCGACCCCATGGCGCAGCGCCAGCTGTGGTGGACATTGTGGAGCGCGGGCGAACCGCTGGGCATGACCCCGTTTGGCATGCGCGCAATGATGTCGCTGCGGCTGGACAAGTTCTTTGGCGGTTGGCTGTTAGAGTTCGGGCCGGATTATACAGCCGCCGAAACGGGGCTGGATCGCTTTATCAGCTTTAAGAAAAATACTGATTTCATTGGCCGCGCCGCCGCCGAGAAAGAACAAAGCGAAGGCACCGCGCGCAAGTTGGTCGCTTTTGAAGTGGATGCGGATGGCGCTGATGTTCAAGGGTATGAACCGATCTGGCTGGATGGCAACGTGATCGGGTTCTGCACCTCTGGGGGCTATTCCCACTATGCGGAAAAATCTGTGGCGCAGGGGTTTGTTCCCACGGCTCTGTCCCAAGATGGTTTGGAGGTCGAGATTGAAATCCTTGGCAAAATGCGCCCTGCAACCCTGATCACCACCGCGCTGTTTGATGCGGATGGTGCGCGGATGCGCGGCCTATGATTAGCATTCTGATCCTTGCCGCTGGGGCCTCTAGCAGGATGCGCGGCAGGGATAAATTGCTAGAACAGATCGACGGCGAGCCCTTGCTACGCCGTCAGGTGAAACGCGCCTTGGCAACGGGATGCAACGTGGTCGTCACGCTGCCCCCATCCCCCCATCCACGCTATGAGCTGTTCGACGGATTAGAGGCCCATCTTGTCGCTGTCGCAGATGCGGATGAAGGGATGAATGCCAGCCTGCGTGCTGGGGTGGCTGCTTTGCCCCCCACAACAAAAGCGGTCATGGTGCTGCTGGCGGATATGCCCAACATCACCTTGAACGACCTAAACACCATGCTGGAAGCTGTTGATTTAAAATCTGAAACCAAGATTTACCGCGCCACTACCCAAGGCGGAAAATTTGGCCATCCCATCCTGTTCCACCACAGTCTTTTTCCTGACCTCATCGCCTTAGTGGGTGATCAGGGTGGCAAAGCTGTTGCGCAAAGGTACCTGAAGGAAACCACAGCTGTCCCCCTGCCCGATGAACACGCGTTGACAGACCTAGACACACCCGAAGATTGGGACCGCTGGCGAAACCTATTGCCGAACCAATAGGGCCGCCTCATGCGCCTTTAGGCTTCGACGCGCCGAAGAATAGCTTTCGACGCCGCTATGGGTCTTCAAATGTGGGAAAATCTCTAATAGTTCGAGGCGTTGCGCGTTACCAACCCCAGCAAGAGACTGCACTCCAGGCTGAAAGCTCTCGCTCCAGGCGCCATCGGATAAGATCACCTCGTGTTGGTCGAACATCAGGTGGATATAGGTGGTTTCTGCGCCTTCAACCACGGATACCCCCGGTAATCCCGTCAGATGTTTCGCGGCGACCAAGACTTCGCTTTCTTCAAAATAAAGCGCTGATTTATCGTTCGCCACTAAAATCCGGTGGTTTGGGGACACCATCAAATCGCGTTCAGGCAGATCATTTCCCAAAGCACCCTGAGAAATCTTAACGGGGCACAGATGAAGCGCGGACCCAAGTTCATCCGCGCTTAGGGTGCGTGTACCAACCCAGCGGATCACCTGAAGGCCATTGTCGCGGGTGATGACACGGTCGCCGACGGTTAGGTCTTCGATCGCAACCTCGCCACGAGGGGTCGCGATGCGCGTTCCCGGGGTAAAACAAGGCACAACCTTTTCGATGTTCTTAAAATCGATTGTACCTGCGTTGTTTCCCTCGGCATCA contains:
- a CDS encoding nucleotidyltransferase family protein, which encodes MISILILAAGASSRMRGRDKLLEQIDGEPLLRRQVKRALATGCNVVVTLPPSPHPRYELFDGLEAHLVAVADADEGMNASLRAGVAALPPTTKAVMVLLADMPNITLNDLNTMLEAVDLKSETKIYRATTQGGKFGHPILFHHSLFPDLIALVGDQGGKAVAQRYLKETTAVPLPDEHALTDLDTPEDWDRWRNLLPNQ
- a CDS encoding Hint domain-containing protein yields the protein MANIHGTDQPDSITGTKEADLIISAEGDDTISGGAGNDDLLAGAGNDFVFGGEGNDIILGEDGVDDLFGGEGDDNISGGAGGDLINGGAGADLLDGGAGSDIIYNVNPGDFVNGGEGGEGDFDRLDLSGSAPDGGSFVVEYDDENPENGTVRYFDAEGNNAGTIDFKNIEKVVPCFTPGTRIATPRGEVAIEDLTVGDRVITRDNGLQVIRWVGTRTLSADELGSALHLCPVKISQGALGNDLPERDLMVSPNHRILVANDKSALYFEESEVLVAAKHLTGLPGVSVVEGAETTYIHLMFDQHEVILSDGAWSESFQPGVQSLAGVGNAQRLELLEIFPHLKTHSGVESYSSARRSLKAHEAALLVRQ